From Coffea arabica cultivar ET-39 chromosome 2e, Coffea Arabica ET-39 HiFi, whole genome shotgun sequence, the proteins below share one genomic window:
- the LOC140036586 gene encoding protein NRT1/ PTR FAMILY 5.6-like, giving the protein MSSVKADMEQEIQKASNGETKPADDQDYKWVHDSSIDHKGNVPLRSSTGAWKASIFIISIEFSERLAYFAIAMNLVIYLTEVLHQDLKTAVKNVNYWTGATTLMPLFGAFLADAYLGRFFMILLSSIIYLLGLSLLTMSELIPSIKPCNIDNCGHPRKVHEMAFFIALYSLSLGTGGFKPSLESFGADQFDDNHLEERKQKMSFFNWWNFVLCSGVLLSLTVIVYVQDHVGWGVASLVLTLGMAIGFIVFYLGKPFYRYRVPEGSPLMPMYQVLVAAIIKRNLPHPSNPDLLYEVPRSEHIKGRLLCHTSSLRFLDKAAIFEDNDMQLQQRKHNPWRLVTVTMVEETKLIMNMFPIWFTSLIFGVCNSPAVTLFVKQSSAMDRKIGSKFEIPPATVGFLGALTMLLTITSYEKILVPVVRRARGNERGIKILQRIGVGMVFPVLGMAIAALVERRRLRMAETEAVLQGKAGESAPMSVFWLAPQIMILASGDAFSLVGLQEYFYEQVPDSMRSLGLAFFLSAMGVSQFISSFLITIVAHVTQKSGVSWLSKDLNGSRLDKFYWLLTAMAGLNLCLYFFFARRHSYKIIKGNVTVADCQGGDGTVSVA; this is encoded by the exons ATGAGTTCAGTCAAAGCGGATATGGAGCAAGAAATCCAGAAGGCGAGCAACGGTGAAACAAAACCAGCTGATGATCAAGACTACAAGTGGGTACATGATTCATCCATAGATCATAAAGGAAACGTCCCATTACGAAGTTCAACGGGTGCATGGAAAGCTTCCATCTTCATCATTT CGATTGAGTTCAGTGAAAGACTGGCATACTTCGCAATAGCAATGAACCTTGTCATCTACCTAACAGAGGTGCTACATCAGGATCTCAAAACTGCAGTAAAAAATGTCAACTATTGGACGGGAGCCACAACATTGATGCCTTTATTCGGAGCGTTTCTGGCAGATGCATATCTTGGCCGATTCTTTATGATCCTGCTTTCTTCCATCATTTATCTCttg GGTTTGAGCCTCCTAACAATGTCTGAACTCATCCCCAGCATAAAGCCATGCAATATTGACAACTGTGGCCATCCCAGAAAAGTTCATGAAATGGCCTTCTTCATCGCACTATACTCTCTCTCCTTAGGAACCGGAGGATTCAAGCCTAGTTTAGAAAGCTTTGGAGCGGATCAGTTTGATGATAATCACTTAGAGGAAAGAAAGCAGAAAATGTCATTTTTTAACTGGTGGAATTTTGTACTTTGTTCTGGGGTCTTGCTAAGTTTGACAGTCATTGTTTATGTGCAAGATCATGTTGGCTGGGGTGTCGCAAGTCTAGTTTTGACTCTTGGTATGGCCATAGGCTTCATAGTTTTCTATCTCGGCAAGCCATTTTATCGATATCGGGTGCCAGAGGGCAGCCCGTTGATGCCAATGTATCAGGTTCTGGTCGCAGCAATAATCAAGAGAAATCTACCGCATCCTTCAAACCCTGATTTATTATATGAAGTTCCGAGATCTGAACACATTAAAGGAAGGTTACTATGTCACACGAGTAGTCTCAG ATTTCTTGACAAAGCTGCAATATTTGAAGATAATGACATGCAGTTGCAACAGAGGAAGCATAATCCATGGAGATTAGTTACAGTTACTATGGTTGAGGAGACCAAGCTTATAATGAATATGTTTCCAATATGGTTCACTTCCTTAATATTCGGCGTTTGTAATTCTCCGGCTGTAACACTATTCGTTAAGCAAAGCAGCGCAATGGACAGAAAAATAGGCAGCAAATTTGAAATTCCACCTGCTACTGTGGGATTTCTTGGTGCACTGACCATGTTACTCACAATTACATCCTACGAGAAGATCCTAGTTCCGGTTGTAAGAAGAGCCAGAGGCAACGAGCGTGGCATAAAAATCCTTCAGAGAATAGGCGTAGGGATGGTCTTTCCAGTCTTAGGAATGGCAATTGCAGCATTAGTAGAAAGGAGGAGGCTAAGAATGGCCGAAACAGAAGCTGTACTCCAAGGAAAAGCAGGGGAGTCAGCCCCCATGAGTGTATTTTGGCTGGCTCCTCAGATCATGATTTTGGCCAGTGGAGACGCCTTCTCTCTTGTTGGTTTGCAGGAGTACTTTTATGAACAAGTTCCAGACTCAATGAGGAGTTTAGGTCTGGCATTCTTTTTGAGTGCGATGGGAGTATCACAATTCATCAGCAGCTTCCTGATAACTATTGTAGCGCACGTGACACAGAAGTCTGGGGTTAGTTGGCTCAGCAAGGACTTGAATGGCAGTCGTTTGGATAAGTTTTACTGGCTATTAACAGCCATGGCTGGTCTAAATCTATGTCTCTATTTCTTCTTTGCTAGGAGGCATTCCTACAAAATCATAAAAGGAAATGTGACTGTTGCAGATTGTCAGGGGGGTGATGGAACAGTTTCAGTTGCATAG
- the LOC113730436 gene encoding protein NEDD1 isoform X1, translating into MNPTDSIKILLAASGGDTVKLFDVSVEPRDPCILSYAPSPGFQVNSIKWNHTNLVVASAGDDKKISLYRKNGQNLGTIPLAGTDSGDNIEESISTINFSNKASRYICSGGSGQVVRIWDLQCKRCIKWLKGHSDTITGVIYNCKDEHLASISLNGDLMLHNLASGAKAAELKDPNEQVLRVLDYSRISRHLLVTAGDDGSIHLWDTTGRSPKVSWLKQHSAPTSGVSFSPSNDKIIATVGLDKKLYLFDSGSRRPSFCIPYEAPYSSLSFTDDGLTLAAGTSNGRVVFYDVRGKPQPLTVLRAYGNSEQAVTSLCWQRSKPVIVNESNCTTESALLGGAVEDSILMPDPLPSASTGTSVSTTASVPRNSGRLGTLTDSFSFLSGSGASTSSTPDISTADETPLRSSLWTGGNLARLHAPRSYNIKDDMEVFSPLVEVQPITPSLDKFWDENEGMKKDRDKKPSLVFPSSKRFPFCEDGGSDMHPISDWKSSSISKQDDAYSTFAQFASTPTASSRSTDASSITPPEAWGGEKISDKLSQLRQSVNMPSRFATLNSSNVTSGSMFSGLQDVTLTTSQTMGSLISSSLGLANLRVRETSTQEASFGSSEHVSYTSSSLTQAMRSSISQASLDSLGPSLSLPRRFSSYAERISTAPSFTDGTSLSVGSPKTKKTGAETREELVNSWLARSDKLSTSEAGVLPAMNGGVLQSLRPTVQPDSQQGSSFTLQLFQRTLEETLSSFQKSIHEDMRNLHIEILRQFHMQEVETSSVMRLILENQAELMKEVQSLRKETQQLRQLL; encoded by the exons ATGAATCCGACGGATTCAATAAAAATTCTCTTGGCCGCCAGCGGCGGAGACACCGTCAAGCTCTTTGACGTCTCGGTGGAGCCTCGAGATCCCTGCATTCTCAGCTATGCTCCTTCTCCAGGCTTCCAGGTCAACTCTATCAAGTGGAACCACACCA ATTTGGTGGTGGCCAGTGCTGGAgatgataagaaaatttctttGTATAGAAAAAATGGGCAGAACTTGGGGACTATTCCACTGGCAGGTACCGATAGTGGCGACAATATTGAG GAGAGCATATCCACCATAAATTTTAGCAATAAAGCTTCTAGATATATTTGTTCTGGAGGCAGTGGTCAAGTTGTTAGAATATGGGATTTGCAGTGCAAACGTTGCATCAAATGGTTGAAAGGTCATTCTGATACCATAACTGGTGTAATCTACAACTGTAAAGATGAGCACTTAGCTTCTATAAGTCTTAATGGTGATCTTATGCTTCACAATCTTGCTTCTGGTGCAAAGGCTGCTGAACTAAAGGATCCAAATGAACAG GTTCTGAGAGTGCTTGATTATTCTAGGATAAGCAGGCACCTTTTGGTTACAGCTGGTGATGATGGGTCTATCCACCTCTGGGATACCACTGGTCGCAGTCCCAAG GTCTCCTGGTTAAAGCAACATTCTGCACCTACTTCTGGTGTCAGTTTCTCACCATCAAATGATAAG ATAATTGCTACTGTTGGTTTGGATAAGAAGCTGTATTTATTTGACTCGGGTTCTAGGAGACCTTCATTTTGCATTCCCTACGAGGCACCTTATTCTTCCCTGTCATTCACTGATGATGGATTAACACTGGCAGCTGGAACAAGCAATGGCAGGGTAGTCTTTTATGACGTTCGTGGAAAACCACAACCTTTGACAGTTCTTCGTGCTTATGGCAATTCAGAG CAGGCTGTCACAAGTCTATGTTGGCAAAGATCAAAACCTGTAATTGTAAATGAAAGCAACTGCACTACTGAATCTGCACTTCTGGGGGGTGCTGTTGAGGACTCAATTCTTATGCCCGATCCACTTCCTTCTGCATCTACAGGAACTTCAGTCTCAACCACAGCTTCAGTGCCTCGAAATTCTGGTCGTTTGGGTACTTTAACAGACTCATTTTCCTTTCTGTCGGGCAGTGGTGCATCTACATCAAGTACACCTGATATATCCACAGCAGACGAAACACCGCTCAGAAGCAGCTTATGGACAGGGGGAAATTTGGCAAGATTACATGCACCTCGTAGTTATAATATCAAGGATGATATGGAGGTCTTTTCTCCGCTTGTGGAAGTACAGCCTATTACTCCTTCACTTGATAAATTCTGGGACGAAAATGAGGGTATGAAAAAGGATCGTGATAAGAAACCATCTTTGGTCTTTCCATCTTCGAAGAGATTCCCTTTTTGTGAGGATGGAGGTAGTGATATGCATCCAATATCTGACTGgaaatcttcttcaatttccAAGCAG GATGATGCCTATTCCACCTTCGCTCAGTTTGCGTCTACCCCTACTGCATCTTCCAGGAGTACTGATGCTTCATCAATTACTCCTCCAGAAGCTTGGGGTGGTGAGAAGATTTCAGATAAACTCAGTCAACTCCGTCAATCAGTTAATATGCCTTCACGTTTTGCAACACTGAATTCTAGCAATGTGACATCAGGAtcaatgttttctggattacaAGATGTTACTTTAACCACAAGCCAGACTATGGGCTCTTTAATAAGCTCGAGTCTAGGCTTGGCAAACTTGCGTGTTAGAGAAACCTCCACTCAAGAGGCTTCATTTGGATCTTCTGAACATGTTTCCTATACTTCATCGTCTCTTACTCAAGCTATGAGAAGCAGTATAAGTCAGGCTAGCCTTGATTCTCTTGGTCCTTCATTGTCCCTTCCACGAAGGTTTTCTAGTTATGCAGAAAGGATAAGCACTGCTCCATCATTTACAGATGGAACATCTCTTTCTGTGGGTTCTCCAAAAACCAAGAAAACAGGAGCTGAAACAAGGGAAGAGCTTGTGAATAGCTGGTTGGCCAGGTCTGACAAATTATCGACGTCAGAAGCTGGGGTTCTTCCGGCCATGAAT GGTGGGGTTTTGCAATCATTGAGGCCGACAGTGCAGCCGGACTCACAGCAGGGAAGTTCATTTACGCTGCAGCTGTTTCAACGTACCCTTGAAGAGACTCTTTCTTCGTTTCAGAAATCCATTCATGAAGATATGAGAAATCTTCATATAGAAATTTTAAGACAATTTCATATGCAGGAG GTGGAAACATCAAGTGTGATGAGGTTGATCCTGGAAAACCAGGCAGAGCTTATGAAAGAAGTTCAATCACTTAGGAAGGAAACACAGCAACTTCGGCAATTATTATGA
- the LOC113730436 gene encoding protein NEDD1 isoform X2 encodes MNPTDSIKILLAASGGDTVKLFDVSVEPRDPCILSYAPSPGFQVNSIKWNHTNLVVASAGDDKKISLYRKNGQNLGTIPLAGTDSGDNIEESISTINFSNKASRYICSGGSGQVVRIWDLQCKRCIKWLKGHSDTITGVIYNCKDEHLASISLNGDLMLHNLASGAKAAELKDPNEQVLRVLDYSRISRHLLVTAGDDGSIHLWDTTGRSPKVSWLKQHSAPTSGVSFSPSNDKIIATVGLDKKLYLFDSGSRRPSFCIPYEAPYSSLSFTDDGLTLAAGTSNGRVVFYDVRGKPQPLTVLRAYGNSEAVTSLCWQRSKPVIVNESNCTTESALLGGAVEDSILMPDPLPSASTGTSVSTTASVPRNSGRLGTLTDSFSFLSGSGASTSSTPDISTADETPLRSSLWTGGNLARLHAPRSYNIKDDMEVFSPLVEVQPITPSLDKFWDENEGMKKDRDKKPSLVFPSSKRFPFCEDGGSDMHPISDWKSSSISKQDDAYSTFAQFASTPTASSRSTDASSITPPEAWGGEKISDKLSQLRQSVNMPSRFATLNSSNVTSGSMFSGLQDVTLTTSQTMGSLISSSLGLANLRVRETSTQEASFGSSEHVSYTSSSLTQAMRSSISQASLDSLGPSLSLPRRFSSYAERISTAPSFTDGTSLSVGSPKTKKTGAETREELVNSWLARSDKLSTSEAGVLPAMNGGVLQSLRPTVQPDSQQGSSFTLQLFQRTLEETLSSFQKSIHEDMRNLHIEILRQFHMQEVETSSVMRLILENQAELMKEVQSLRKETQQLRQLL; translated from the exons ATGAATCCGACGGATTCAATAAAAATTCTCTTGGCCGCCAGCGGCGGAGACACCGTCAAGCTCTTTGACGTCTCGGTGGAGCCTCGAGATCCCTGCATTCTCAGCTATGCTCCTTCTCCAGGCTTCCAGGTCAACTCTATCAAGTGGAACCACACCA ATTTGGTGGTGGCCAGTGCTGGAgatgataagaaaatttctttGTATAGAAAAAATGGGCAGAACTTGGGGACTATTCCACTGGCAGGTACCGATAGTGGCGACAATATTGAG GAGAGCATATCCACCATAAATTTTAGCAATAAAGCTTCTAGATATATTTGTTCTGGAGGCAGTGGTCAAGTTGTTAGAATATGGGATTTGCAGTGCAAACGTTGCATCAAATGGTTGAAAGGTCATTCTGATACCATAACTGGTGTAATCTACAACTGTAAAGATGAGCACTTAGCTTCTATAAGTCTTAATGGTGATCTTATGCTTCACAATCTTGCTTCTGGTGCAAAGGCTGCTGAACTAAAGGATCCAAATGAACAG GTTCTGAGAGTGCTTGATTATTCTAGGATAAGCAGGCACCTTTTGGTTACAGCTGGTGATGATGGGTCTATCCACCTCTGGGATACCACTGGTCGCAGTCCCAAG GTCTCCTGGTTAAAGCAACATTCTGCACCTACTTCTGGTGTCAGTTTCTCACCATCAAATGATAAG ATAATTGCTACTGTTGGTTTGGATAAGAAGCTGTATTTATTTGACTCGGGTTCTAGGAGACCTTCATTTTGCATTCCCTACGAGGCACCTTATTCTTCCCTGTCATTCACTGATGATGGATTAACACTGGCAGCTGGAACAAGCAATGGCAGGGTAGTCTTTTATGACGTTCGTGGAAAACCACAACCTTTGACAGTTCTTCGTGCTTATGGCAATTCAGAG GCTGTCACAAGTCTATGTTGGCAAAGATCAAAACCTGTAATTGTAAATGAAAGCAACTGCACTACTGAATCTGCACTTCTGGGGGGTGCTGTTGAGGACTCAATTCTTATGCCCGATCCACTTCCTTCTGCATCTACAGGAACTTCAGTCTCAACCACAGCTTCAGTGCCTCGAAATTCTGGTCGTTTGGGTACTTTAACAGACTCATTTTCCTTTCTGTCGGGCAGTGGTGCATCTACATCAAGTACACCTGATATATCCACAGCAGACGAAACACCGCTCAGAAGCAGCTTATGGACAGGGGGAAATTTGGCAAGATTACATGCACCTCGTAGTTATAATATCAAGGATGATATGGAGGTCTTTTCTCCGCTTGTGGAAGTACAGCCTATTACTCCTTCACTTGATAAATTCTGGGACGAAAATGAGGGTATGAAAAAGGATCGTGATAAGAAACCATCTTTGGTCTTTCCATCTTCGAAGAGATTCCCTTTTTGTGAGGATGGAGGTAGTGATATGCATCCAATATCTGACTGgaaatcttcttcaatttccAAGCAG GATGATGCCTATTCCACCTTCGCTCAGTTTGCGTCTACCCCTACTGCATCTTCCAGGAGTACTGATGCTTCATCAATTACTCCTCCAGAAGCTTGGGGTGGTGAGAAGATTTCAGATAAACTCAGTCAACTCCGTCAATCAGTTAATATGCCTTCACGTTTTGCAACACTGAATTCTAGCAATGTGACATCAGGAtcaatgttttctggattacaAGATGTTACTTTAACCACAAGCCAGACTATGGGCTCTTTAATAAGCTCGAGTCTAGGCTTGGCAAACTTGCGTGTTAGAGAAACCTCCACTCAAGAGGCTTCATTTGGATCTTCTGAACATGTTTCCTATACTTCATCGTCTCTTACTCAAGCTATGAGAAGCAGTATAAGTCAGGCTAGCCTTGATTCTCTTGGTCCTTCATTGTCCCTTCCACGAAGGTTTTCTAGTTATGCAGAAAGGATAAGCACTGCTCCATCATTTACAGATGGAACATCTCTTTCTGTGGGTTCTCCAAAAACCAAGAAAACAGGAGCTGAAACAAGGGAAGAGCTTGTGAATAGCTGGTTGGCCAGGTCTGACAAATTATCGACGTCAGAAGCTGGGGTTCTTCCGGCCATGAAT GGTGGGGTTTTGCAATCATTGAGGCCGACAGTGCAGCCGGACTCACAGCAGGGAAGTTCATTTACGCTGCAGCTGTTTCAACGTACCCTTGAAGAGACTCTTTCTTCGTTTCAGAAATCCATTCATGAAGATATGAGAAATCTTCATATAGAAATTTTAAGACAATTTCATATGCAGGAG GTGGAAACATCAAGTGTGATGAGGTTGATCCTGGAAAACCAGGCAGAGCTTATGAAAGAAGTTCAATCACTTAGGAAGGAAACACAGCAACTTCGGCAATTATTATGA